The following are encoded in a window of Primulina eburnea isolate SZY01 chromosome 4, ASM2296580v1, whole genome shotgun sequence genomic DNA:
- the LOC140830799 gene encoding WRKY transcription factor 71-like encodes MEEKKELEPEIKAENSLQSAAFSDQSAMIPETSFTLPNSDLFDISSAVHHQKSSLGFIDFASFQDFGNPSYMFDDLMLQSIAAPPSLIPLQSSQAPLPEYSEVVNTPATPNSSSISSSSTEAAPANEDSKRAETVEEEDQDQQQDQDKIKKQLKLKKKNQKRPREPRFAFMTKSEIDHLDDGYRWRKYGQKAVKNSPFPRSYYRCTSTSCGVKKRVERSSEDPTIVVTTYEGTHIHPCPITPRGSFGILPETTALGGVGGGGICSAAASHFITPRMFQNYRQQQQQQEQQHQTQPYFSNLSPLTVPMSFTSSSITNHSLPLAPMIQERPPFSPSSFSLARDHGLLQDMLPSQMLKEPKGE; translated from the exons ATGGAAGAAAAGAAAGAATTAGAGCCTGAAATCAAAGCAGAGAATTCACTCCAAAGCGCAGCATTTTCAGATCAGTCCGCCATGATTCCTGAGACGAGCTTTACACTGCCAAACAGCGACTTGTTCGACATATCATCCGCTGTTCATCATCAGAAAAGCTCGCTGGGGTTCATAGACTTCGCCAGCTTCCAAGATTTTGGCAACCCTTCTTACATGTTCGATGATTTGATGCTTCAGAGTATTGCGGCCCCACCTAGTTTGATCCCGCTGCAGTCGTCGCAGGCCCCGCTGCCGGAATATTCTGAGGTGGTCAACACTCCGGCTACGCCGAATTCGTCTTCGATATCCTCGTCTTCGACGGAGGCAGCACCGGCAAATGAAGATTCGAAGAGGGCTGAAACTGTTGAAGAAGAAGATCAAGACCAACAGCAAGATCAAGATAAGATTAAGAAACA ACTGAAACTCAAAAAGAAGAACCAAAAAAGGCCAAGAGAACCGAGATTTGCGTTCATGACAAAGAGTGAAATCGATCACTTGGATGATGGCTATAGATGGAGAAAGTATGGTCAGAAAGCTGTGAAAAACAGCCCTTTTCCAAG GAGCTACTATCGCTGCACAAGTACATCTTGCGGTGTGAaaaaaagagttgaaagatcgtCTGAGGATCCGACCATTGTAGTCACAACATATGAAGGTACACACATACATCCCTGCCCCATAACGCCCCGTGGCAGCTTCGGGATTCTGCCTGAGACCACCGCTTTGGGCGGTGTCGGCGGCGGCGGAATTTGTAGTGCTGCTGCATCCCATTTCATCACACCGCGAATGTTTCAGAACTATCGGCAACAGCAGCAGCAACAAGAACAACAACATCAAACACAACCCTATTTCAGTAACTTGTCTCCATTAACAGTACCTATGAGTTTCACCAGTAGCAGTATTACTAATCATTCATTACCTCTTGCTCCCATGATTCAAGAAAGACCACCCTTTTCCCCCTCTTCCTTTTCTTTGGCTAGAGaccatggccttcttcaagataTGTTGCCTTCCCAAATGCTAAAGGAGCCAAAGGGAGAGTAG
- the LOC140830029 gene encoding uncharacterized protein: MEGSTNTVFRPPVLDGSNYALWKVKMRVFIKSIDERAWQRVLDGWSPPKLEDANGDTRLKPESTWTVDEVQTSNFNSKALNAIFSSVDTRMFNLITTCVCAKDAWEILQKHCEGSASVRKTRLRMVTSKFESLRMEDKESILEYDCWLRQLSNESHGLGDPIPNERLVNKVLRSLPERFNVKVCAIEESKDTSTINLDELMSSLRTFEMNHDLQRKDKGKTIAFEASTESYDEILQISKEVDKSDLGEESISLFTKKFGDYLKTMREKKKIGQKSELPNNSTFAKAQKFTPMKGQFRPKTEVQIQSNVRNLDSVQCRECSGYGHYANECANRLRKNKGMTVTLSDEESDDDQGSSES, from the coding sequence ATGGAAGGATCAACAAATACTGTTTTTAGACCTCCCGTGTTGGATGGATCAAACTATGCATTGTGGAAAGTAAAGATGAGGGTTTTTATTAAATCCATTGACGAAAGAGCTTGGCAACGTGTACTTGATGGTTGGAGTCCACCAAAACTCGAGGATGCTAATGGAGACACACGGCTCAAACCTGAAAGTACATGGACTGTCGATGAAGTGCAAACTTCAAACTTTAATTCCAAGGCTCTCAATGCTATATTTTCATCTGTTGATACAAGGATGTTTAATTTAATCACCACTTGTGTATGCGCCAAAGATGCTTGGGAGATACTCCAGAAGCACTGTGAAGGATCCGCAAGTGTGCGTAAAACTAGGCTAAGGATGGTGACATCAAAGTTCGAAAGTTTGAGAATGGAGGACAAGGAGTCTATTCTTGAGTATGACTGCTGGTTGAGACAACTCTCAAATGAATCACATGGCCTAGGAGATCCCATACCAAATGAAAGATTGGTGAACAAAGTTCTAAGATCTCTTCCTGAGAGATTCAATGTCAAAGTCTGCGCAATTGAAGAATCTAAAGACACTTCAACGATCAACTTGGATGAACTAATGAGTTCTCTCAGAACTTTTGAGATGAATCATGATCTACAAAGGAAGGATAAAGGGAAGACAATAGCCTTTGAAGCCTCAACCGAATCTTACGATGAAATCCTTCAAATATCTAAAGAGGTGGATAAGTCTGATTTAGGTGAAGAATCGATCTCTCTTTTTACTAAGAAATTTGGTGATTATTTGAAGACTAtgagagaaaagaagaaaattgGACAAAAATCTGAGTTGCCCAATAACTCCACTTTTGCAAAAGCTCAAAAGTTTACTCCTATGAAAGGACAGTTTCGACCAAAGACCGAAGTGCAAATCCAATCTAATGTCAGAAACCTGGACTCTGTACAATGTAGAGAGTGTTCGGGATATGGACACTATGCCAATGAGTGTGCCAATCGACTTAGGAAAAATAAAGGCATGACTGTCACCCTGAGTGATGAAGAGTCTGATGATGATCAAGGATCAAGTGAATCTTAA